From the genome of Caloranaerobacter sp. TR13:
TGCTAATGCAACAGTGTTGTCTTTTACACTATAATTATCAGTTTTAGCTGCTTCTGTAGCATCTACAGCTTTGTTGAATTTAACTACAACTTCTTTTAAGTTTGTAGCAGTTACTGATTCAACTGCTAATTCTGGCTCTTCTACTGTTACAGTAGCAACAGCCTTAATTTCAGTACCTTCTACAGTACCTTCTACAGTTACTGTACCTGCAGCGCTTGTATCAACAGCAGCCCAAGTTACAGCAACGTCAGCAGTTGTTCCATCATCATAAGTAGCAGTTACTGTTGCTGGTAATTCAACAGCTTCTCCTACTTTTGCAGTAGCTTCAACAGCTGCTAATGAAACTATTTCTTTTGGTAATTGTAAGTTTAATTCAGCAGCTAAAGTTTTGTCTTTTCCATTTACAGTAGCTTTAAGAGTATTAACTGTTACAGCTGCCATTAATCCTCTTGAAGCAACAGCATTATCTTCTGCTGTTAAACCAGCCATTAAACCTGCTTGTTCTACTAATTGTGCTCTATTCTCCCAAGCATTCTCATATCCTAAAGCTCTTAATAAGAATGTTTGAAGTTGAGCAACAGTTAATTTTTGATTAAATCCAAATAAATTATCACCTATACCATTTGTGATCCCTTCTGCTTGCGCCCATGCTATGTATGGAGCGTAGAAAGGATCCTCAACATCTGTAAATGTTGGTGCAAATGGGAAGTTTTTAGCAACATCTTCTTTTCCCATTAGACGACTTAATAAAACTATCATGTCTTGTCTCTTTAACTCTTTGTCTAACATTAAGTCGCCACTTGCGTCTCCTGTTAACACACCTAAATCTTTTAATAAGCTTCCAGCTTCAGTATAATCAGGTGTGCTAGGAGCAGCTAAAGCGAAGCTGAATGTTCCAAGTACTAATGCAAGTACTAGAACTAAAGATAAAACCTTCTTCATTGTCAAAGTCCTCCTCCTTTTTGTATTTTTGATTTTGATATGAAGAAGTTAAAATAAAGTAAATATGTAGTTAGACTGTAACTTCTTCTAAACCAGCCTAACATAATTTTGAAGCAGGTTTTTTAGACAATACCTGCATCATATACCTAATTATAGCACTGACTAGATAATCAGTCAATGAGACATATTTTATTGTAATAAAACTGTAATATTGTGTAATTTTATTTGTCCTACTTACATTACCTATTATATATTAAAGCAAAGTTGTTTACCATTACAGTTGTGTTACATTTTGATTGCAATAAAATTGCAATCTGGTACTTGGTACTGGGTACTAGGTACTTGTGTTAGATACTGGGTACTGGGTGCTAAGTGCTGGGTACTTTAGTCAGTTAACCTTTTAGTGATTTGATTAATCCATTTAACATTCTAAGAATACTTTCGTTTTGTTGGTTAAGTTGTTTGTAGTATTCTTCATTAAGGTATCCAAAATCTTTTGAAAGCTTTAACAGATACTCTACTTCAAATGAAGACCCACGTGCTATTCCTAAAAATCTTATATAATTAACTTTACTAAGCTGTCCACTGCCTTCAGCTATATTTGTAGGTATTGATAAAGAAGCTCTTCTAAGTTGCGATACTAGTGAAAACTTTTCATCATCTGGAAAGCATCTTGTTATTTTGTATATATTTATTGTGAGTTCATGTGCTAGATTATACACATCTAACTTTTTATAATTCCCAATTGCCTCACCTCTTAATAAAATCTATATTTTAAAATTAAGAATAATAAAAGGTATTTCTTCATCAGTAG
Proteins encoded in this window:
- a CDS encoding four helix bundle protein is translated as MYNLAHELTINIYKITRCFPDDEKFSLVSQLRRASLSIPTNIAEGSGQLSKVNYIRFLGIARGSSFEVEYLLKLSKDFGYLNEEYYKQLNQQNESILRMLNGLIKSLKG